One genomic window of Halovivax cerinus includes the following:
- a CDS encoding antitoxin VapB family protein translates to MGETEYREIRLTEDAYQRLEACRRPDESISEVVERIAGERSLVELAGLVTDEEASAMRKAIRKRERQYRARLGRDATEIEVTRG, encoded by the coding sequence ATGGGTGAGACGGAGTACCGCGAGATCAGACTCACGGAGGACGCGTATCAGCGTCTCGAAGCATGCAGGCGGCCGGACGAGTCGATCTCGGAGGTGGTCGAACGGATCGCCGGTGAACGGTCGCTCGTCGAACTGGCCGGACTCGTCACCGACGAGGAAGCGAGTGCCATGCGGAAGGCGATTCGGAAGCGAGAACGCCAGTATCGAGCCCGCCTGGGAAGGGACGCTACGGAAATCGAAGTGACCCGGGGCTGA
- a CDS encoding coenzyme F420-0:L-glutamate ligase, protein MQLHPVPDLPEIEPGDDLATMIAERAALEPGDVVTVASTVVSKARGRTADLADFPAGPRAVELAERFEALTGEEKDPQFAQAVLEESTEVIVETPFLLTETCFGHTCVNAGIDRSNVPGHDLLLLPKRPADRAAEIRAGLLERADGLDAEAADQIDTAGSDGAVPDGIDEVGVIVTDTCGRPFRHGQRGVALGWAGMPASRDWRGETDRDGRELGVTVQAIVDELASAANLVTGEGDDGTPAVVVRDFDFGDHAGGAELFRSIEKDQVRQALREWSYE, encoded by the coding sequence ATGCAACTCCACCCGGTCCCGGACCTCCCCGAGATAGAACCGGGCGACGACCTCGCGACGATGATCGCGGAGCGCGCCGCCCTCGAACCGGGCGACGTGGTTACCGTCGCGAGCACGGTCGTCTCGAAGGCGCGCGGTCGGACGGCCGACCTCGCGGACTTCCCGGCCGGTCCACGGGCCGTCGAGCTCGCCGAGCGGTTCGAGGCGCTGACGGGCGAGGAGAAGGACCCGCAATTCGCCCAGGCCGTCCTCGAAGAGAGTACCGAGGTCATCGTCGAGACGCCGTTCCTCCTGACGGAGACGTGTTTCGGGCACACGTGCGTCAACGCGGGTATCGACCGCTCGAACGTCCCGGGACACGACCTCCTCTTGCTCCCGAAGCGGCCGGCCGACCGCGCAGCCGAGATTCGGGCCGGGCTGCTCGAACGCGCCGACGGTCTCGACGCCGAAGCGGCCGACCAAATTGATACTGCGGGCAGCGATGGGGCCGTCCCCGACGGCATCGACGAGGTGGGCGTGATCGTCACCGACACCTGCGGCCGGCCGTTCCGCCACGGCCAGCGCGGCGTCGCCCTCGGGTGGGCGGGGATGCCGGCCAGTCGCGACTGGCGCGGCGAGACGGATCGCGACGGGCGCGAACTCGGCGTCACCGTCCAGGCGATCGTCGACGAACTCGCCTCGGCCGCCAACCTCGTCACCGGCGAGGGCGACGACGGCACCCCGGCCGTGGTCGTCCGCGACTTCGACTTCGGCGATCACGCCGGCGGCGCGGAACTCTTCCGCTCGATCGAGAAGGATCAGGTACGACAGGCGTTGCGGGAGTGGTCGTACGAATGA
- a CDS encoding 5,10-methylenetetrahydromethanopterin reductase: MTADAEEGSGQADDDVDPAEVSWGIELTPEHPLERIAELAAHAETAGFDAAFTSSHYFNRDPWITLTRMADATEAIALGPGVVNPYESHPATLASAIATLDEVSDGRAICGLGAGDRSTLAALGIERDRPLRRVLETMRVARRLWAGETVTHDGAVTVEDASLNLDPVDVPVFVGAQGPGMLGMSAAHGDGVLINAAHPRDLAWARDSLEDGLAKRDAERDPPRTLAFASTSVAETDEAAREAARPPVAFIAGGAAEPTLDRHDIDPDAARAVSEALERGSLGEAFDRVTPTMIDAFCVAGTVETVTERYRDLLEHVDGIVVGSPLGPDIDRAVDDAATALDRASSGAE; the protein is encoded by the coding sequence ATGACCGCCGACGCCGAAGAGGGGTCGGGGCAAGCGGACGACGACGTCGACCCCGCCGAGGTCTCGTGGGGGATCGAACTCACGCCCGAACACCCGCTCGAGCGGATCGCCGAACTGGCCGCTCACGCCGAGACAGCGGGCTTCGACGCGGCGTTTACCAGTTCGCACTACTTCAATCGGGACCCGTGGATAACCCTCACCAGGATGGCGGACGCCACCGAGGCAATCGCTCTCGGACCGGGCGTCGTCAACCCCTACGAGAGCCACCCGGCCACGCTCGCCTCGGCCATAGCGACACTCGACGAGGTCAGTGATGGCCGAGCGATCTGCGGGCTGGGCGCGGGGGATCGATCGACGCTCGCCGCACTCGGTATCGAGCGCGATCGGCCCCTGCGACGCGTACTCGAGACGATGCGGGTCGCCCGCCGGTTGTGGGCCGGAGAGACGGTCACCCACGACGGGGCCGTGACCGTCGAGGACGCGTCTCTGAACCTGGACCCCGTCGACGTCCCGGTCTTCGTCGGCGCGCAGGGGCCTGGGATGCTCGGCATGAGCGCCGCGCACGGAGACGGCGTACTGATCAACGCGGCCCACCCACGTGATCTCGCGTGGGCGCGCGATTCCCTCGAGGACGGACTCGCGAAACGGGACGCGGAGCGCGACCCGCCACGAACGCTCGCGTTCGCCAGCACGAGTGTCGCCGAAACCGACGAGGCCGCCCGGGAGGCCGCCCGCCCGCCGGTCGCGTTCATCGCCGGCGGCGCCGCAGAGCCGACTCTCGACCGTCACGATATCGACCCCGACGCGGCGCGGGCGGTGAGCGAGGCCCTCGAACGGGGATCCCTCGGCGAGGCGTTCGACCGGGTGACGCCCACGATGATCGACGCGTTCTGCGTCGCGGGGACGGTCGAGACGGTGACCGAGCGGTACCGTGACCTCCTGGAGCACGTCGACGGAATCGTCGTCGGCTCACCCCTGGGTCCCGACATCGACAGGGCTGTCGACGACGCGGCGACGGCACTGGACCGAGCGTCGAGCGGGGCCGAGTGA